One genomic window of Capsicum annuum cultivar UCD-10X-F1 unplaced genomic scaffold, UCD10Xv1.1 ctg74225, whole genome shotgun sequence includes the following:
- the LOC107861723 gene encoding uncharacterized protein LOC107861723: MTRGRGTGQGIIGRAGKSAARTNMPVRTANMPTIPTPTVAPQTAGGIGAPTSNHGSTSPTTNHTNPTTIGTSSQTNQVGEDISCSNTNGESNSSRSHVRTLVTITFAGLQPSKACSNRIHESFKSELDYNGVNWKGVSCDIKDDYFGEFKRLWEDPKSVEKSKINAQNRRRGKEVAAGTHTGGSISIGEYRKRLAAEMGRDPTPSELHLHVHTHGHDGKSFIDERSRIVHERFEEILREKTLSESVIDQFEAYYQAAGGEKKRRVFGLRSEAKGYYDQTRCISCGRTSSSTSHKSVPATDSDLDEFVKRLIPALKNHFFPIVIEEVQKLVSSRSVVTPLATPLDDLDSLNDDCNDLDQL; the protein is encoded by the exons atgaCTCGAGGAAGAGGTACAGGTCAAGGAATCATAGGGCGTGCGGGCAAGTCAGCAGCTAGGACTAATATGCCTGTTCGTACTGCAAACATGCCTACTATTCCCACTCCTACAGTTGCACCACAAACAGCTGGTGGCATAGGTGCTCCAACTTCTAATCATGGTAGTACGTCTCCTACTACAAATCATACCAACCCAACAACTATAGGTACGTCTTCACAAACCAACCAAGTAGGTGAGGACATATCTTGTAGCAACACAAATGGAGAAAGTAATTCTAGTCGGAGCCATGTGCGGACCCTTGTTACTATAACTTTTGCAGG ATTGCAACCTTCTAAAGCATGCTCCAATAGGATACAcgagtctttcaaaagtgaactTGATTACAATGGAGTCAATTGGAAAGGTGTCTCATGTGACATAAAAGATGACTATTTTGGGGAATTCAAG CGACTTTGGGAAGATCCAAAGAGTGTTGAAAAGTCCAAAATAAATGCACAGAATCGTCGTAGAGGCAAAGAAGTCGCTGCTGGAACTCACACGGGAGGATCTATCTCAATTGGAGAGTACCGAAAGAGACTT GCTGCTGAAATGGGTCGAGATCCGACACCAAGTGAGTTACATTTGCATGTTCACACACATGGTCATGATGGAAAATCTTTCATTGATGAACGTTCCCGAATCGTCCAT GaaagatttgaagaaatattACGAGAAAAAACATTATCAGAATCTGTTATTGATCAATTTGAAGCATATTACCAAGCTGCCGGAGGAGAAAAGAAGCGAAGAGTATTTGGTCTTAGATCTGAAGCCAAAGGCTACTACGACCAAACTCGATGTATTTCTTGTGGAAGGACTTCATCATCAACTTCACATAAATCGGTACCAGCTACAGATTCGGATTTGGATGAGTTTGTGAAGCGATTGATTCCCGCacttaaaaatcatttttttcctaTTGTCATTGAAGAGGTACAGAAGTTGGTTTCTTCACGATCAGTTGTCACACCTCTGGCTACTCCTTTGGACGATCTTGATTCCTTAAATGATGATTGCAATGATCTTGATCAGTTGTGA